In Scomber japonicus isolate fScoJap1 chromosome 3, fScoJap1.pri, whole genome shotgun sequence, the genomic window acaaaaaaagaccAAAGACTGTATGAAAATAATGGGAGTAGCCACCGTGATGTCACACATTGGTTTGTTTGTGGAGTCCTGTTTagacaccttcatcatcaccatatTGGCAAGTGATGAGAAGTGACTGTGTTTGCAAGCTGTGCAGGGTTACGGTTACCACACCCTAAAGCATACCCTGCTTCACTGTATATATTACTTTAAATGGggaataatttacaaaatgaacatcatgctgtattgaaTACGACTTGAAACTATTGATTGAGACCATGAACTCATTATGAAACTGTTTattgaggtaataaatcaagtgagaagtagggTCATTTTCTGATAGACTTCTACACTTCTTTTTGGAGTACatggagtcgccccctgctggccattagagaggTTTACATTTTCAGACCTGGAACTACCGAAGAGAGTGTAACTTCACTGATGTCTGTGGGGAACTAAGGACAGCACTATCTGAGATACTAATGAGAACAAGCTGAAGACAGAACAGAACGCAGACGATGGTCCCTGTCACAGATGCAAACATGGAAAATTTCTGTATTTATGGTGttgggaaatacattttaaaagtgcaAATTTTCTTTGTGGATTTGTATTTATGCAAATACATGCAAACTACTTGCAAATGTTGTTACTTCTTGGTTCGATCTGATTAGAGGCGGGTGACTAGGCTTGAAATGCTCTCCAGGAAACACGAGTTGGAGCACAGAAATGGGTGTAGAGTGTACAAAAGAGGCTAATTTATTGCCTGGTGTTACACCACACTGTGCCCTTGCTTTGGGCTCAGGGTGGTGCTTGTTGCTGCCTTTTCTCACCTTGCAGTGTGCCCGGGGAAATATCTGATGTACTTGTTGTCACTCAGTGACAGGTAACGGATTGTATCtgcaaaagacaaaataaacattttatttcccaAAACAGATCAGATGGGATCAGATGACCACAAGTCCACACAATGCAAGAACATTTAACAAGAATTTTACATTTGTGACAATTACAGTCAAAACATGAGTAGGTTTAAGGTTGAGACATGCTTACTTGTCAAAATTAACTTTTGACATCCATGTAGTGAAAGGAATATTCTTACTAAAGCCCAACTGATATTTCAGTCAGCcaatattatcagctgatattagCTGTGGAATGGCAGAGTCTGATGTGTGTcaatattattctttttttattctttttttttttattttttttttttacagttaggCATATAGgcaacattttatgtatatgtgaACCTTTCTCttaattaaatttaatataTACTATGTTCTGTTGTTTAAATACAGttgtttataattattaaactcCAAGTGAAGTGTACTGTTTCcctgcactgatgtcattttatacataatgtttattgttaaactataaaatatcatgtcttcattacatatctttgttaCAAGGGTTTGATAACCAAATTTGAGAGAtcattataaaaaaatgtgtttatgtttatatcctatattatatttttttatattttttattatatcacACAAATTGTCCGTCTTGTCACAGACAAGATGGGCTTCCAAACCTATTTGTAGACCACATGCATGTGAATTGTCTTTCCaatcatgttgtttgtttggtgCTTTGTGCCCACAGCTGACTGTCAGTGCAGACTAGAGTCATTACCATCCAGCTTGTTGGAGCTGTAGACCACCGTCTGTGCATCTCCATGTGTGAAGCGGATCAGGTCTGCTCCATACTTCTTACTGAATAACGTCCGTGAGGGCCTGAGAAAGGACACATTTAAACCTGTCATTCATTTGATCACCTGAGAGCACAGACAGGTAACATACAGTTTATGCTCTAAATCATAACAGTTTTGggtattgattattattattacattgaATATTATTCCCATTTATTTTGATCATAATGCATTCTACTTTGAGTTTGGATAAGAAAGATAATTACACAGTTATTACTTGTCATTACATTCACacttactttccttccctgATGTCATATAACACAATGCAGTCGTCGTCACTGCTTGATATTGCATTTTCACCATTTGGGCTGTAATCCACACAGTTGACTTTCTGTGAATTTTCTCGATATGTCCTCGCAACCCTGAAACTCCGCAGCACGCTGTCTGTGATCTTCATGTCTGCAGCACAAAGCTTCCCAtaaaacaatatacagtataaaaccAAAAGATCGCCTTCTTCATcagcctctttctttctttctttctttctagtttACTGGAGCCAGagagtcatttattttctgaaCGACAAATTTCGAATCCTTGGGCTGGACTATCGCTCACATTTCCTCTGAaagaaataacaacaaataaatgtagCTGTTCACGACAAGCAGCGATACAGCAGTGTGAGGAAACTGCAATATGTTCAGCTTTGTTGTATCTTCCGCGCCAGCAGGGCGGGGTCTTTCAATCAAAGCGAGCTTTCAGACGCCGCAATACATGCGGGCGGTGCCTGGAAGAGAAACGAGCATACCTGCTGTCAGGAAAAAGGAAATTACGACAGAGCACAGGAAATTACTGCTGGCATCACACATTAAGAGTTTTtcttaaaattgaaaaaaaaaacaattaataaagagactaataaaggaatatcttatcttatgtcataaaataacaattaaatgaatacatcATAAATAAAAAGGTGTTATTGTGAAAGGAACGTCCCGGAAGTCATTCAGTGGCTCACATGTGACCTCTGAAGTCAGTAACGTGAGTTTAACTGTGTATGTTTTACAGTCGGGACCGTCCAGACACGATGAACAACTGTAGGAGGATACTCTGCACCGGTGACCGGAGCTCCGGGATGAACGTCCTTCTCTCTGCGGTAACAACACACCGCTGTGCGGGGACAGGAGCGTCCCTCAGCCAGAGCCAGACCACCgccaacaaacacacttcaggCCCGGACACAGGAGACAAACCCCGGTTGAGAGCAATAGACCTTGCGCGGAAGGTTCAGCAAGACAAGACGAAGCCTCCGGCGGCCGAGCCTCCGGTGTCCGGTCAGCAGAGGAGGGTGACGGAGCTGAAGCAGTTCAGTCAGCAGCTACAAAATGTGCATCCAAACGTGCTGGCCAAACACCTCCACAGAAGCGTGCTTTACCGGGACAAAGATGTGGTTATCATCAACAAACCCTACGGTGTTCCTGTCAGAGGTAAACCCACAAGCTGCTGCAATCATCAGTCCATCAATCCATTTATTTGATTAGTTTAAATCAACAAAAATGCAAACAGCTTCGTAAATGTGACGATTTGAAGCTTTTATGAGATTTACATAGGctactgaatatatttgggtttttaagtattgatcagacaaaacaagacatttgaagatggtCAGTTTCATTATTTATGACAAGTCATTGGCAATGATTAGTCGAGAAAACAATTAACagattaaatgataataaaaataataattgattgTAGCCATAGTCTGGATGAATGTAGACATTAAGTTTAGAAAATTCAGCAAAGCTAACATCTGAAAGTTGGTTACTCAAATAGCTGATTATTAGAAAATCAATCAACTATTTGATCATTTAATTATGTTGCTCCAGAAAATGGTTCCAGTTTCTTACATATCATTATTTCTTGCTACTGTATAAGCCCGCACGGATATATGAGCCAATTTGATAATATCGACCTTCTTGCTGTGTTGGTAGGGCTCTATTTCACTGGTGGAAACTAGGTCTTGTAGTATTGCAAAATCAGCATTAGAATCAGCTGCAATGAAAAGTGTTTTAAGTGGTAAAAGTGTTAATCATCATGCTGCATTCATTATTGTGTCTCAGATGACTCTAGGGTCACATCCATCTCCTCAGtgcttcctgtcctctccaAACTGATGGATGGCATGAAGATCAAGTCCAGCACACAGCTGTTCCCCTGTCTGGGACTGGAAAAGGAGACAACAGGAGCTCTCCTGCTGGCGAGGAGTGAAGAAGCAGCGGAGCACATCATCAACCTCAACAGAAACAACCAAGTGCAGAGAAAGTACTGGTAAGATACAGGAAGTGGATTTAGAATATAGGTGTATTTTTTTATCATGACTCAGATCTCATTCTGTCCCATCACATGCCAGATTCACATCTAGATGTTAGTCATTCATAAATTTGCTGTTCCTCTTCAGGGTCGTCACAGTCGGCATACCAGTGCCGTCTGAAGGAGTGATTGACATTCCCGTCATAGAGAAAGAGGTCTCGGGCTCTCAGCCACACTACAAGGTGTCTCTTCTTATGTGGTTCTGATGCTGTAATAATTAGTTGTTTGTCATTACATCAACAGAAAGTCAATTCCAATttggtaattaattaattgttttagtcattactaaaatagaaaatacCTGCTAATTTCAGCTTCAGTGATTCAAAAGGTTGCTTGCTGTGTTTCACACTATAAATGGAGCATGTTGGAGTTTTTGGTGTTGATTGCATTGATCTGGCAACCTGTGATGGctgtttaacattgtttcaagtACATTTCTACACTAGTCAATTAAAACAATGAGTAGTTtcaatgataaaataatgatagagcaatgatgttattttgtaactatttttattagtttgcttaattttcttttcttttttaaaatttcagatGGCTTTAAGTCCTCTCTTCAAAATGAACAATACAGGTGATGGTTTAACTAAAGTCCGAGCCCATCGGCAGGCCCAGCCTGCGATGACCAGGTACAGGGTCCTGGACAGCAGCAATGGCTGCAGCCTTGTGGAGCTCCAGCCATTCACGGGTAAGGAGATTGTGCTTTTTGAGAACTTGTCACAGGAAAAAGCTGCCCAGTCAAGTTGTTAAATTTCTTCTGCTTTCCTGCGACTACAGGAGCTAAGCACCAGATGAGGGTCCATATGGCTTTTGCTCTGGCATGCCCCATCCTCGGTGACCACAAATATTCACACTGGAGCAAACTGGCACCTCAggtaaaatatttacagtgcACGACAGAGAACTAAGTGGTGCCACTTATGAATCCAGATGTATTAAATAAGTGATATATCCACTGGCATGTGTCTCTTGTGCCTCTCTAGGTTAGTTACCAGTATAACAGTATAGTgttcctctgctgcagctgccaTCAAGGAGCCATCTTCCAGGATCACATTATGACATAAGCtgctaattaaataaataacacccAAGTAGTCAGCAGTGGCATACACCTGAAAAGGAGCGATATCTGCCAATACAAAAGTGGCATATCAACTGCCTTTTGACCTCAGCATTAGACAACAAAAACGGTAAAACGGGCAGACtagaggcctgtactacaaagctggattttctcttattgaGGTAACCTACGACGCCTGGTTcagtaaatcaccatggtaacatgctgaacggctaacctgctccagagcaggttatgttctggataagagatcaatgagtataaaagcaccacctcctgaccaatcagttctttGAAAATGGCCTGTCCATTCTTAGAAGATCCTGTTGACATTagtgcgcggatcgtgagaggagcgcttaggagagaaagagtttatAGGGATAGATGCACTCCTTTTGATGTCCCTGATGACATCCTATATGAAGGTACAGATTTTCAAGCGACATTAAGTTtaacattcaacattcatttgacattcaaaatacaaacctattatgagcttcaaccatttgagtgaatgatgtcaaaccaactgtataacatacagactaatgtGTCTTAAGGCTAATTtctcaaatatatctttttgtcaatttttgttACAATTAACTGAAACCACCACTCCAGTTTCAGAAGTTGTCTggaaacctgacaaaaagtTTCACATCATGAGTAATCACTGCAACagtgcagaaaagcagaactttttcatatttttaaattgtaaacattgaccaaaacatatatttaaaaaagaatccttgtggcacatgaaggatattattctgtatgttatacagttggtttgacatcattcactcaaatggctgaagctcataataggtttgtattttgaatgtcaaatgaatgtagaatattaaactaacttaatatcgctatgaaaggaagggcactgaggaagcgctctgctcgaaaatgtgaaattgtgtgatcagagtgctgtccgtttatattgtccagtgaattaatattgtataatctcaCGAATTTACGCATTAAGAGTCGGAaattttctgccagcactccttcctggcttttgctgcggcaacagtgttgcttttggcctggatgatgtgtttgaattcttcatacttttgaagaataattgtctgctcctccatggtaaagtagtctgctctgcagggtttctccatgtttgtgattggtcagacgctgcaaacacctcccctttatgtgagcgtgcagtgatccagattggcttcaattaccgagttgataactaGCTTTGTAGTACCACTTATCAGGATTGCGAttgtctgggtaaatcaaccccGGTAACAGAGAGATATCCCAGGTATGTTAagccagcttcgtagtacaggcctctggtgttTGTGTTTACCCCTACAGTACCACAGACAACAGTCTGACGTGTTGTTTAAACATGGGGTTTTGTACTCTGTAACTGTCTTTTAAGGTTAATTCTCATACAGTCAGTTTTGGCTTCAGATTACTACCTGAGACATCCAGCATCTTTTGCTTTCACCCACCCAAGGTCTACTCCCACTTAGCAAACATTTTGATGAGGTCTTGCTATACACCTTCAAGGTTGTGGCCTTTGAAAAACCAACAAGCTGTCAGTCTTAGTGATTCTCACATCTACCCAACTGGCATCCAAAACAAGAGTACATAGACATACATGTCTATTACACATATGCAAGTAGAAGAGGACAACACATTTCTGCAGGGGAAAcagtttgttttgtcatttctttATAACTAAACAGTACATTTTGATCCACAGAAATTACCGGAACGTGTGTTGGGAAAGCTTGGACTGGAACAGACCAAGATCCGATATCTTCCTCTTCATTTGCACTCTCGACAGCTGACGCTTCCAGGACTCAGCCAAGCAGACATAAGTGTGTCCTGTCCGATGCCGAAATtcttcacacaaacactgagcaAACTGCATTTATCTCTTCCTGATACAACGGACCAAAAATAAACGCGTGTCCAAAAAGTAGTGTGCATCAGTTGGAGAATTTCAGACTGCAACACAACAGAGTTGaaccatttaaattaaatggtatgttaaattataataataagatGGGTCATTGCGAAGAATGCTGTGTGGAAAATGACCGATGTGAAATGTAACATGTTACTGTACAGTGTTCTACAACTCATTCTTGTAATAAACAAATGAAGCCAAactctatttaaaatgcttTGTTGTCGCTGCGTTTGATccaaatctgcacatttttcgTTGGAGGCAAAACTACAATTTGAATGCTGTTTGTGTGACTAGTTCAGGGTTTAAGAGGCCCACAACATGTTCTTCAAATGAGACAACACAGTGCTTAATACTTTTCATTCTTGAATTGCTTGACATGAATCCTGATACAAGGACTGTGTTAGCTGaacaaaggttttttttccacCAGTATATGCTGTTTAATAACCtactatacatacacacaagaaTAAGTTGGCAAAAATCCTTTATGGGGTTTTTCAATTACTggctttgacctgagaaaaatGTTTCCAATCTCCTGAATGACTACAATATAGCACTTGACCTTGTGAATATTTGAGGTTAAACACACTCAGTGATCCACAAGCATAAATTATGACGTCATTTTTGAAAACAGGCACAAGTTCTTCAGCTTTGTACATCAATACATGACTCCAAATGCAGtatacaaaaaaaggaaagagcaGTGGTCCCTGTAACATTAAGATGTAATGTATCAGGTTTGGGACCGCAATGAGAAGTAAGACATGGTTAATGGTCTGTGAGGTTAAAGAGTGAATGGTTAAATATCCTCATCATATTTATAAGACTGACTTAAGCCTCGCTTACTTTTCAGTTCAAAGGTTACAGAGGCAAGGGCTTAAAAAAAGGTAGTCAAGAGAAAGTTTCAACAGTTTATCCCATCAGCTGAAAACAGAAATTACAAGAGGAGAAAACTGCTTTGAATCTGGCTCGTGCACTCATAATGCACTCctcaaaacagaaataattgtgAGAAgttcaatttttttgtttttttttgttgagatGTCCAGTGAGGTTTATAGAGTCAGGATGGGTACTGCATAGTCAGCAATCAGTGACTGGACAACTATCTCCCGTGAGTCAGACCTCTCAACTTAGCTCATGTTCTCTGGAACGGCACCGATGATCTCCTGGATTTCTCGCACCACGATGATGCGTGCCAGCATCTGCTCCACTTGTTGACTCGTGAGAGGCTGAGAGGAGTACCACATCGGGCTGTTTGGTGCCACAACAGGCTCTGGAGTCATGTAGTATGCATCGTTACGTCCTTTAACGCTTTGAGGACTGGAAAAGGAAAAGTGAGTTAAGGTTTAGGGtacagagctgcaatgattagctGATTAATCAAAGAACAGAACATTATTCGCCAATtgttttgataactgattaaatcattttcactcattttttaaaataaacaaatacacaaaaatctCTGGCTCCagattcttaaatgtgaatattttctggtttctttagtcttttatgaTAGGAAACTGAATATCATTGAGTTAAGGATGGTTGtaaggacaaaacaagatatttgcaGAATACAGCATGGGCTTTGGAACACATTTCTcaccattttctaacattttactGACCAAAGGACTAACCCATTAATTGAGAACATGTTTAGAttaaatcaacaatgaaaataattgttagttgtagCTCTACAATGTTATTTCCTGAAAACCAACCCAGTTACAAAGAATCTGTTTGTGTAAGTGCCACTCACCATTTGAAGAGATAAAAATCATAAAGTTTAATGGGACATCGAAGAGGATTCTCTGGATCCTCTATCTGCTCTTCATACATGTCATCAGTTCCTGAAACAGAAGTCACACAACACGTTAGTCTCAGTGATTTCAGCTGTCAAAGATTGCAATATAAAACTTCAACATAAACCTAACTATGTTGAGCACCTTTTTGTCCGGCATTGTGTGGACTTTGTCCTTTCAGAAGGCGGATGCTGGTTGCTTTGTCCTTGGCATTAGTTGGATTCTTCCTTGTGTGTCTTAAGACCTTAGAGAAAGCTACTTTCATGTGCTGTTCAGGTGTTATGAGACGGAAATACCTGCAATAaagtttttggtcttttttacCACAATCAAGATTTACATCtcaaatacatttctgtgttgttAAAGAGAATAAATTGAGCTACGTTTGTGTTGAGAGGTGGGAACTCACTTAGTGTTGAAGTACATTAGAGTTGTGAGCAAAGTGCCTGGTGAATGGGCACCAAGCTGTTTACACTCCCACAGCATCTCCTCTGTCACATGACTTGGAATGATGTAACCTTAGGAGGGGAAACAGTAATTAAGTCCTACTAATAACAAGgaataataaaactttaaatagtGAATCTCTCTTACCTAAAGGATGGATACTGGGCTTCCAGCCATCCAGGATTTTGTGTAAAGACTCACAGAAACGAGTGTAATACGGATCAGAGAAAACATCATCCACACGTCCATTTTCAGACATATActataaaaaacaagacaaaaaacattaGTAACTTCAGATAATAGATAACATGGCTCACCATCTTTATGTTTGAGCATGGGTGAACTAACCTTTTGTATACACAAGAAAACATAATACAGAACATCTGGAGAGAACTgttcttcctctgatcctcgtGCCTCCTGGGTCATCAGGGAAAGACCCAAGTTTAGCTCAGCTACTGCACTGGACACCAAGTCTTCTTGAAAACGCAGAGGCTGACGACCTGGACGCATccacagagagatgagaagaagagaccattttttattcttgtttaaaAGGGTAGAGCGGCCTACATTACTCATGTCCTTGATCTTTATTTAGAcggaggaaaaacagaaaaagtttTGATGCATGtttgcaaaacaaaaaccaTCTCAGTTGGTTTTCAACACTGCTTTAGACTAAATCTGTATACAATACTTTGATGACCATTTTGTTGTCTCATCTATTTGAAAACACAGATGTGTTCAAGTGACTATAGGTTGACTTACGTCCTATGGGTGCAAGCTTGGTCTTTTCCTGCTTGCTTAGCTCGGTGTTTTTTCGCTTCACCCAGAGGCGCCAGACCTCCAAGCCCTCCTCTGGCTTCAGACAGACAGGAACCAGAATTTCCGAAGGTGGTTCTGCATGGGCCTCTGTCTCATCATGACCCTGCACAAGACCAAGATGTAAACATTAAAGTTCATGCTTTCTAAGAAATAGGGTAGAAAGTAAAGTTTCAAGACCAGCCTGTGTGAAAAGGACCAGAAAAAAGGGAACTGGTAAATTTGAATGATAGAAGATTTTACGCGCTGACCACACACTAACTTTTAATGTCTTCAAAACCACACTGTTTGCCATACAAAACCATATTGTTCAATTCCATAATAATCAGTAGTACAAGACTATTTAACATAGATCAGTATggcagtaaaaacaaaacaaaagagactGATCTAACCTGCAGATGGAGCTGCTGCTCTTGTCCATCTTCTCCTTGGCTATGATGTTGATTTGGGTCCCATATGTGTACCGACTGTGTAGTGTTGTAGGTCCCGTCTACAGTCTGCACTGCCACAGGGATGTGGATGTTCCCGTTCATGAACTGCGCTG contains:
- the rpusd4 gene encoding pseudouridylate synthase RPUSD4, mitochondrial translates to MFYSRDRPDTMNNCRRILCTGDRSSGMNVLLSAVTTHRCAGTGASLSQSQTTANKHTSGPDTGDKPRLRAIDLARKVQQDKTKPPAAEPPVSGQQRRVTELKQFSQQLQNVHPNVLAKHLHRSVLYRDKDVVIINKPYGVPVRDDSRVTSISSVLPVLSKLMDGMKIKSSTQLFPCLGLEKETTGALLLARSEEAAEHIINLNRNNQVQRKYWVVTVGIPVPSEGVIDIPVIEKEVSGSQPHYKMALSPLFKMNNTGDGLTKVRAHRQAQPAMTRYRVLDSSNGCSLVELQPFTGAKHQMRVHMAFALACPILGDHKYSHWSKLAPQKLPERVLGKLGLEQTKIRYLPLHLHSRQLTLPGLSQADISVSCPMPKFFTQTLSKLHLSLPDTTDQK